In the Tessaracoccus lacteus genome, CAACGACCTGGAACCGGAGCAGGTCGCCGCCCTGGCCGACGCCATGCCGCCCCAGCAGCGCGCCCTGATACTCGTCCTAGCCTGGACCGGGCTTCGCCCCGGCGAAGCCGTGGCGCTCCAACGGCGCGACATTACACAGACCATCAACGACGGCCTTCCCTGTTGGAGGCTCCAAGTACAGCGGGCCGTGTCCTATGGCCGCGGCGACGACGGAAACCGCGTCGACACCATCGGCCGACCCAAGACCGAGGGGTCCATCCGTCAGGTCTGGCTGCCCCCGCATGTCGCCGCCGAGTTGGAGGAGCACCTCGAGCGGTACGTCGACGCCGACCCCAAGTCCCTGATCTTCCCGTCCGGCAACCCGTCCGTGCCCTACCTGACGCACTTCCAGATCAACGGTCGACGCGGCGACAAGAAGCGCCGGGCAAGTGGCTGGAACGCCGCCCGCCAAACGGTCGGGGTTCCTGCTCTGCGCCTCTACGATCTTCGCCACTGGGCACGCCGGATGCTGCTGACGGCCGGGATGGGCGAGCTCCTGGTCGAGCAGTACATGGGGCATCGGCTCCCGGCCGTGCAGGGAAGCTACTCCCACGTTGACCCGAAGCAGGTGTGGCCGATCATGGTCCGCTGTTCGGAACTGGCCGGGGAGAGACGCCCGACCTCGACCTCGGTGACAACCCCGCCGGCACCGGCAGGCGCCCTGGCCGCGGTACTCAACGCCCTGGACGACGCCACCCTCGCAGCAACTCTCAGCACGCTCGACGCGCCCGAGATCGCGAACCTGATCCCCGCGCTTCCCCCGGCGCGTATCGCTGTCGTTCTCGCCGCGATGACAACCCGCGCCGCCGCAACGAGCGGACAAGGAGAACCACAGTGACAACCATCCGCGTCTTCTGTGACGGCCCCTCCCACCCCGAGGGGTCCAAGTGGTGGGTGGCCGAGTTCGTGGACTCCCGCGGCCCCGGCACCTTCGCTACGCCCTTGACCTGGGAGAAGGGGGTGGGCCGCCAGTCTCGGTGGGAAGCGATCTACTCGCGCCCGCCTGCGCGCTACTTGAGGCGGCTCGAGGTGGCAATCGCCGAAACGCCCGGCCCGCTCGACATTCCGGGCGAACCGCGGTCCGACCTCGACGCCCGGGAAGCCAGATCCCGGGCGCGGCACCTGGAGGACTTCGAGCAGGAGCGGAAGCTCACGCGCGACGCGTTCTCCAAACTTGATCGGCTCGACCTGGCGGCGACTGTCGGCGAGATGGACCTTCAGCAGTTGACCGCCACGCTCAAGAACCATGAGTACTACAGAGTGATTGCCGCGAAACACCAGGCCCGCGCCGAGCGGGATCGGAAGGAGGCCGCGAAGGCCCTACTTCCGTCAGTCGACTTCGCGGCTGGCCGCCATCTGATCCCGACACGCCTCGACGGCGACGAGATCGCGGAAGGCTACGGCGAACGAGCTGTGGTGCGCCTTGAATGCCGTCGATGCCGAGTCGCGCGGGACTATCGCGGCGAGAAGCTGTCAGCCATCCTCGACGCCCTGGCCTCGAACGGACTGCAAGAAGTGTCACTCCAGAGCATCATCCGCGTGTTGTCCTAG is a window encoding:
- a CDS encoding tyrosine-type recombinase/integrase; this encodes MAGRSTMGTVVKKGARYRARYERNGVRHTPGRTFSDDKAAWAWLRGEQSLLDKGTWTPPAERRAAEEAAQRQVEAESLIFRDYALTWIEQRTTPSGGPLSPRTKSEYRRYVDGVLAEVARLPMNRVTRATVKDWWQSKEAVPRLRHHGFAFAKSVFKEAMKDGIVSVNPWDIDNAARVTLKVPKQRRAALVNDLEPEQVAALADAMPPQQRALILVLAWTGLRPGEAVALQRRDITQTINDGLPCWRLQVQRAVSYGRGDDGNRVDTIGRPKTEGSIRQVWLPPHVAAELEEHLERYVDADPKSLIFPSGNPSVPYLTHFQINGRRGDKKRRASGWNAARQTVGVPALRLYDLRHWARRMLLTAGMGELLVEQYMGHRLPAVQGSYSHVDPKQVWPIMVRCSELAGERRPTSTSVTTPPAPAGALAAVLNALDDATLAATLSTLDAPEIANLIPALPPARIAVVLAAMTTRAAATSGQGEPQ